A genomic segment from Chitinophaga flava encodes:
- a CDS encoding GNAT family N-acetyltransferase: MDITLKLLTTDDEIRSFFKVMKELRGHLKEEEFLDNIREQEQLADFRLLGIYTDGEPEGVAGFRISKCLAWGKFLYVDDLVTLPVERSKGHGKRMMDWLIDYARQQGCARFELDSGVQRFGAHRFYLRERMEISCHHFSLIL, from the coding sequence ATGGATATAACATTGAAACTACTGACGACTGATGATGAAATCAGGTCATTCTTCAAAGTGATGAAAGAGCTGCGTGGTCATCTGAAGGAAGAGGAATTTCTGGATAATATCCGGGAACAGGAGCAGCTGGCTGATTTCAGGCTGTTGGGCATTTATACCGACGGAGAGCCGGAAGGCGTAGCCGGATTCAGGATCAGTAAATGCCTGGCATGGGGCAAGTTTCTTTATGTAGATGATCTGGTAACCCTGCCTGTAGAGCGCTCTAAAGGACATGGTAAAAGGATGATGGACTGGCTGATTGATTATGCCCGTCAGCAGGGATGTGCACGATTTGAGCTGGACTCAGGTGTACAACGCTTCGGGGCCCACCGGTTCTATCTGCGCGAGCGCATGGAAATATCCTGTCATCATTTCTCATTGATTCTATGA
- a CDS encoding phosphopantetheine-binding protein, with product MEQLFTILAKYAYADGPTKEITLESPINTLGIDSLKFLLLLIDLEASGLMRPLQPGVLSDIKTVGDLANLCKKEDKK from the coding sequence ATGGAACAGTTATTTACAATACTGGCAAAATACGCTTACGCCGACGGCCCTACGAAGGAGATAACGCTGGAAAGCCCTATCAACACACTTGGGATAGACTCACTGAAGTTTTTGCTACTGTTGATAGATCTCGAAGCGAGTGGCCTCATGAGACCCCTGCAGCCCGGTGTACTCAGTGATATCAAAACAGTGGGTGATCTGGCTAATCTCTGTAAAAAAGAAGATAAAAAATAA